In the bacterium genome, AACTTTTTTATCGCACGGGAGGCCCCCACACCGGTGGGGACGTGTTGGAAGAGGCTGCTTACGAGCTGGCGGATGCGTGGACGCACATCCGCATCCTTCAGTTTCGTCGCCACAAGGCGTACGCCGCAGTTGATGTCATATCCCACTCCGCCGGGGGAAATGACGCCTTCTTCGCTGTCCGTCGCGCAGACGCCGCCGATGGGGAAGCCGTAGCCCCAGTGAATATCCGGCATCGCGAGGGAATAGCGGACGATACCCGGCAAATGGGCAACGTTGGACACCTGCTCCAGGCTTTTATCCTGCCGGATGACATCCATCATCGCCGCACTTGCATACACGCGTCCCGGAACCCGCATCCCGCCCGTTTTCGGGATTTCCCAGCTGTTCTCGTCGATCTGTCGCAGTTTCATATTCGCTTCCTTTCTCTCGTGTATCGCAGGAAATATTGGGAACATTGTGGAGAGATTCAATCAAACGTAGATGCGCTGAGAGCAACGTGCATTGACACCGATATACAAGAGATATTGACATCCAGAAATAAAAATCGTAAGGTATCAGGAACCTGTGCTGCCTGTATTCTCGCTGTTTCCGTTTCGTGTGGATTGCGGTCTGGTCGACACAGGGGAGAGGGTTGTTTCTTCCCGGGGGAGGAAGCACCCCGTGACATGACCGTCATCGCATCGGCTTTGGATAGTACGCTGCGGGGCTGGTGCCCTGCCTCTTTAAAGCACCGTTCACCGAGTATCGGCTCGAAACAGGAGGTTCGGTATGAAACTCTGTCAGCTCACCCTCCACGCAGTACTGCTCCTTCTTGTACTCGGCAAGGCTCAGGCCGGTTCGTCACAGGATTCCGTCCTCATACACAACGCACCGGTGTATTTCACCGCGAACGCCGGACAGTGGGATACGCAGGTTCGGTTCGCCGCGCTCGGGACGCAGAGTTCTGCGTGGCTGTGCGATGACGGGATTGTCCTTGTTCGATCCAGGAAGTCGCTGAAGTTTCCAGAAGAACTCGGCATCAGTACCAAACCGCGAGCGGATCAGGAGATGGTAAAACTCACTTTTCAGAACCCGTCGCCACGAATGCGGGTTGTCGCGGCGGATACGACCTTCGCTCGTACGCAGTTCTACCTTGGGCGAGATTCGGCGAACTGGCATGAATCGGTCTCCAATCACCGAGCCGTACGGTACCAGAATATTTGGGATGGTGTCGACATGGAATATACCGTTGGAGAGAACGGGGTCCTGCGACAGACTTTTTTTATTGCGCCTGGTACGAATTTGGCGCAAAACTGTCTAAAAGCAAGTGGTGCGGGAGCCGGTGAGATCCGTATCATGCTGAACGAAGCGCTTGCAGGTGCCGCGGTCAATTCGATCTCAAACGGCGGTTTCAAATTCAAGGACACGCTCGCCCTGACGATGGAATACAATACCGGGTTGTATTTCGGTCAGGACCACGGTTGCCATGCAGTGACGCGCAACGGCGAGCTTGTACTGCTGGGATGGACTGGCGACCCGGCGTTACCACTTCGAAACGCCCTTCAGGACACACTCTACGACAGAGGGGCTGTTTTCGTCATGCGATTCGACAGCACCGGAAGAGATTACCGGTATTGCACGTACATCAGGGGAGATCCTCCTCTTGTACAGAACAGACTGCGATCACTGGCAGTCGATTCCGAAGGTGATGCCTATGGAGTCGTCGGTACGCAGGAGGGAATGCCGCTACTCTCGAATACTTATCAGGGTTTTCCTGAGTACAGTCCGAATGTATTGGATACAACCTTCGCACCATACCTGCTCCGACTCACGCCGGATGGCATGCTCCGGGGTTCTACATATCTGGGGGGGCCGGGGCATTTCTGGGTGAAGCATCTCGTTGTCTCGGATCGCGGTGTTTTCGTTGCGGGCGAAAGCAATTACGCACCTCTCCGCACCACGCCCAACGCGCTTCTCGGCTCGAACCGCGATGCCGCGAAACACGCCGTAGCCTGTGCGCGGCTTACGCACGGCCTGGATTCCCTCGTTTTTCTCTCGTACGTCATTGCTATGACGCAGGCCCCGCATGTTGCGGGCGGATTCACCAACTATGTGAGCGACATCAATCCTGACGGAGATGGCAATCTTTTGCTTGCATTCAATATATCAGAATCAGCTAACGACACCGTGACCATCCCCGGTATCGGACGTGGTGAGTACGATGGCTACCTGGTTGCGAAGCTGTCAGCGGACGGTAAACGGATGCTGTTCGCCAGGCACATCGATTTTCCGGACATTTCCGGGGATCGTTGGGGTGGGGTATTTGGAGGCATTTTCTCGGTCAACATTCGCGCCGATGGACAGATTGATGTTTTTGGTAACACCGTCCAGGATTCGCCGGAACCTCCCTCGCTTCCTCCCGGCTGGATCGATGATGCCGTGGTGTCGCCGCCTTCCGGTTCGGGTTCGGACCAGCTGAAATGGGCGATGCGCATGAGCGCCGCGGGAGAATTTCTCTATGGTGTGTACTATGGGCGTTCGCAAGGATTCAGCGCCATGTCGAAGCTCACACGAAACAACACCTGTGGCGGATATTTGTGGACATGCCCGAACATGATCCGGCGAGATATTCTCCGGCCGGTGGATCCCGTCAGCAGTGTGGGGGACACTCTGCACGAACACTTCTTCCTCGACATCGGCGATGACCTGCGTGTGCGCACCGCTACGGGTTGGGACGCGGCGTATATCCCGAAATATTTCGATTCTGACGGAACGCTGTCGACCGACGCACACGGATACTCCTATCTCCTGGGCCGTACGTACTGGAAGGAGAATTATCGGTACTTCAACTCGTGGAAACCGCTCTCCACAGCGGAACTGGGGTTTTTCTATCTCACGCGCTTTCGCTTTTACACGCCCTGCTGGCAGGTGGGATGCGAGATCGTAACGCCGGATACCATTCATATCGAGCGCCGACGAGGGTATTATGCTCCCGACGAATTCACGGTAGGATATACGGTCACCAACTACAGCGCCGCGAAATCCGCGCGTATCGATCATGCTGTGATCGAATTGCCTCCAGGTTTGCAACTTGTCTCAGGAATGCCGTCGCAGCAAATGTCACCGCCTGAGCTGGCTCCGGGAAATTCCGCCTACTGTTCCTGGCGGGTGCGCATCACCGATCCAGGACTCTTGACAGATCACGGCCTCTCCGATACCGCACTGATCCGATGCCGCGTGTATTATGTCGATCCGGAATCGGGCCAGACCTGGCCGATGGGCGAGGAACTCTGCGAGAAGGATATCGTGGTCAATGTCTACGACGAGCCCGACCCGAATCTTGTCTGTACGGTTGCGGGTCCTGATTCGCTGTTCTGGCGCGGATCTGGGTATTCTCCGTTTCCGGGTGGCAATCCCGGACCTGTGACTTATCACGTCACCCTCACGAATCTGGAGAAGGATACGATCGATATCACGTCCTTTATCATGCGTGCCTTCGAGCATTGCCGGATTGTCGGTACTCCGCAGTTCCCAGGCCTGCGGCTTGCACCCGGCGCGACACACGCATTTGATGTCCTCGTCCTTGTCGATCCGGTGCTCGTTCCACGCACGATCCGCATCGAAACAGACGCTCTCGATATCTACAACGTTCCGGTCAGCAGCTGCGCGGCGGAGACGCGCGTGCCGGGTGTGCGGGATCTGCCATGTGCGGTCACGGGTCCTGCCCGGATCCGGTGGTATCCCAAATCCGGCCAGGCGTACCCTGGTCTGCTCACTCTGACGCTGCATCTGGACAGTCCGCTCGACACTGTGCGTGCAGGTGTGTGTACCTGGATTGATACATCATCGGCTCCGCATGTATCCCTTGCACCGGGTGATTCCGCGAGTCGTCCGCCGGTCGATATCGCAGAAGGAGGGACATACGAACCATACTGGCGTTTCGTGCTCGCTCGTCCGCCCTCGTCGAACGCGTCCGATACCATCCGTTTCACCTATGAAGCAGACGGCGTGCAGTACGCGTGCGTGTATGTGATCACCATCGATGTGATCCTGATCGAGAAAAGCGTGATCTGTGATCTCATGGGAACGGATTCCCTCTCCATCGCACAGATCCAAGCGCGAGAACAGGCGCAGCTGCATTACGCGCTCACCAACACCGGTACGATAACTGTGGATGTGGACCGGTACGAGCTCGCCATCGTTCCTGCTGCGGGATTCCCGGAAGCAGGTCTTATCAGTCTCGATCCGCTCGTGCGTGCGGGTGGGAGCATTGATCCGGGCGATGATATCACGATGGACTGGAACCTCCATGCGCTGATTCTGCGTACATCACGCACGGCGGAGTGTACCGTCACCGCGTACGATGCGAACGACAGCGTGCTTGCCGTGTGCACGCACACGATCGCGCTTGAAGGACTCGATGGGCTGATCTGCACGATGACCGCGACAGACTCGGTGCACTTCAATCGCGCGGAACTGCGATATGAGCCTGAAGAGATTACGGCAACATTTTCACTCGAGAACCTTCTCGACACCGAAGAAACGAACATCGAAGCGGTTATAGATCTCACGCAGTCGCCGCGGTTCATGCTCGATCCTTCTGAAACCGCGAGCAAAGCCATCTCCGTCCTCGACAGTCACTCCACTGCGAATCTCACCTGGATTCTCATCCCACAGCCCGCAACTACCGCCGAGGATCAGGAAATCATCGTGCGCTACCGTTCCGATGAGCAGAGCGAGTGGAAAGAGTGCAGCGTGATTATTCACATCGAAGTCTGGCCGGAAGAGATGGGCATTGCCTGTGCAACCGGTGGACACGATTCCCTCTACGCAGATCCGTACTACGAACGTTTCATCCCTAATCCGCTATTCGTGTCGTACACGGTGACGAATACCGGGACAATCGCTCTCACGGGCTGTGAGGCTTCGATTGTCCTTCCTCCCGAATTCATCCTTGACGGATCGGACAGCACGCAGCTATTCACATCGCCGGAGTTTGCAAATCAGCAGGGGGGCCCTGTCCCTCCCGGCACACTTCTCCCGAACGCATCCTGCACGCGGTGGTGGATGATCACACCGTCCACTCAGCTGACGGCAGTAGGAACAGTGGACATTCGCTGGCAGTGGCGCAGTGATCAGCAGGGAAGTGGTGATGGGTGCAGTTCGTCCATCGAAGTCGTCTTCGATTCCCCGGGCAGTATCGTGCTTTCGCCGAAGCACCTGTACTTCGAAGCCGAGCGCGGCGGACCAATCCCCGCTGCGCAGAACGTCCTCCTGTGGACGGGCGGGGGAAACTCCATGCCCTGGAGCATGCAGCCTTCCGAAACCTGGCTGAATGCAAATCCACTCTCCGGCAGCCAGGAAGCCACGGTCGCTGTGCAGCCGAACAGCACGATGCTCGATGTGGGTGGACACGCAGCCGCACTGAACGTGTCCGCAACTCCATCGAATCGCAGCATCGCAGTGACATACGTGATTCGAAAGAGCACCGGTGTTGGCGATCCGTCTCTACCCACCGCGTTAACCCTCGAAGCATGGCCGCAGCCGGTCACGATCGGTGGTATGCTGCAGGTGGCCATTGCGGGTGCGGGAGATGAGAGCTATCGTCTGTCCCTGTACGACATGCTCGGACGCGAACGACTTTCCCGCACGCTAGAAGCTGGCGAACAGTGGAGGATATCTGTGTCCGGCGCACAGTTCACTCCGGGAAGCTACATACTTCGCGTCACAGCTGCGGACGGTGCGCAGGTGTCGAGGCTTATATCGGTGATCAGATGAGATCAATGGGAACGCCGATTTTCACGGGTATTACTGATTTTCGCGGAAGAGGGGGGGGGGGGGCGGATTTGCTGATTTCCGTGTTAACCAGCGTGATTGCGCTGGTGTTGGCAGATACGAAGGCGCCTGCCGACAACGACTCCGCGCAGCGGAGGCGAAAACCACCCACTCCCTTATCGCAGCACATGCAGCATTATGAGTACTATTCCCGAAAAAAAGGTTATTAAATGCTTGCATTGTGCGGTTTTTTTTTTTATCTTTCGGTATCGGTTACGGCAATCCGAAAATATGAGGAACGGTCTCCCTGAAGATCTGCATGGGGGACACCGTGAATTCTACGCCACTGCGGCGATACAGCGATTGTTCTACCAATGAAGAGGTGAGGTTTGGAGACTGGGGATGAAATGTAGCACCGGGTGCAAAGGGAGCGACGCGAAGAGTCGGCATACGGGGCAAAGCTGGGACAGAGGACACGCGGCGAGGGAAGTAGGTTCGCCTGTTTCTGATACCGCAGAGTTATCCGCAACAACATCGTAACCACGAAACCAACGTATGATCGGTACATGGACACCGCTTGGTCGCTTGCGTACCTGGCTGTTCTCCCTGTATCGCCGAGCGCAATAATCAACAGCCGACCTCACGGACCTGAGTCTCCCGCAAAGAAGCATCAGGTGCCACAAGGCCGGCAAGGTCCGTAGACCACCAGTAATTACAGGAATTCCAATGAAGAATTCAACTTTATCGCATGCCGGTGAGAGGCCGTGCGTGCATGTATTGACCGTCACTGCTGCGTGCATACTATTCCGACGCATCGGATCAACACTTTTCAGCATCGCATGCATCCTGGCATTGCTCGTCACGAGCACCCCCGTCACACTGAACGCGCAGACGGAATGGAAAGACAGGTATATCTCGATTGCGAGGGAGAATCAAACAAATCCCACCGTGGCCCAACCAACGCAAACTGCGCAGACGGTGACTGTGTGGGAGGATCGACGTAACGACGCTACCGGTACCGATATTTACATTCAAAGCATTGACAATTCGACGGGGGTACCGCAGTGGGTTGCTGCACCTGTCAATGCCGATGCGGTGAAGGATCGTTTCGATGGCATGGCAGTGTGCCGGGCAGCCAATGATCAGCGTAATCCACGTGCGGCGTATGACGGGATGAACGGCGTGATTGTCGTATGGGAGGATTATCGAAACGACCCCACGCTGCAGGTTGCCGAAATCTGGGCGCAACGTATTGACCTGTTGACGGGATTGCCCGATCCGGCCTGGCCGCTGGACGGGATTCCCGTGTGCCAGACAGGTTATCACGCGGAACGCCCGAGAATCGCAGGCACTATGGACGGCGCGTTCATTACCTGGATCGACCATCGCAACAACCTGTGGTCGCCGGTGAATCGTGACGTGTACGTTCAGTACATTAAAAGCGCATCCGCAACGTTCCCACCACCTCCGACGAATTGGATCGCGAACGGTATTTCCGTCTCCGCCAATCCTCAGCACGACCAGATCAACCCCGAACTCGATGTCGATAATATCGTCACTCTGGACATGCTGGGTTTGATGACACAGGGAGTGGTGATCACTTATCAGGATGACCGGTATCTCGGGGCGACCAGCGGAATGCCGGTCTGGTCGGTATTCGTCAACCGCATAAGCGCGGATGGCAATCAGCTGTATACATTTGGTGGTCTCGGTGGTGATGTTGCCGTTGATGCGTCAACCGGCGAACATCAGCGTCTTCCACGAGTTGTCACAACCGGCAAACAACCGTACGTGACCGATCGCAGGGCAATTGTGGTCTGGGAAGACGATGTCGGTGGGGGAGCGAGCAGTACGGACATCTACTTTCAGGCGATCAGCAATCTCGGCTTTTCTCCAAACAATCAACCGGGACAGCCGTACTGGCAGAACAGTACTCCGGTATGCACGGCACCGGGCGTGCAGACCGGTCCGATTCCAGTACTTTTCGAGTACTTCAATCAAATCTCGCAGACGTACATACCGTACGTCACTGTCGGTTGGGAGGATTACCGTGACTATGCCGTCAACGGGATCGATCTTTACGGCGGGCTGATTGATGCCATCACTCCTGCCGTCGTAAATCCAGGTGCCATGAACGGAGATATCATCAGCGCCCTGCCGTATGATCAGACTCAGCTTTCGATGGACAATATCGGGTTGTCAAGCTCGTACGACAACACGGTGTTTGTCTGGAAGCATTTCAATGGCGTCGAAGCAAACATCCACTATCAGAAGATTTACATCCCTGGCTGGATGCTGCTTCAGCCGCTGCATGGATTTCCGGTCACTGAGGCGAAGGCCGATCAAGTCCTTCCCCAGGCGAACAAGGAGGTCTTTGTCTGGCAGGATGGTCGGCGTGATCCGATTCCTGGTGACAATCAGGATGACGAGAACATCTACGCGCAGACACCCGGCGAGTGCACCGGCCCCACGGGCATGAAGTGGCGTGACAAATTCGCATACTGGACATATGGACACGATGCGCAGAATTACCGGATGGCCAGTGACACCACGGATGGAACAACCTACGTCGTCTGGGATGAAGAGCGCTATCCCTTTGGGCAGCCCGGGGATGCAGCACGCATCGTCTTCATCCAGAAATTCGACAAGGACGGTGTTCCACGGTGGAGCAATAATGGCGTGGCGCTGAGTATCTACAACGTACCAGGGGTGCAACTATTTTCACTGAACGCGTCACTCCCGGACGTATGTATAGACGGAGCTGGAGGTGCCCGTGTCGTCTGGCAGCAGCAGCCGCTAAATGGAAACCCGACGCAAGTTGTTGTTCCTGTGCATATTAACGCCTTAGCGACGATAGATTACGCTAGCGGCGGTTCTTGGCTTTATTATGGCTCTCCCATAATCGAACCACGTATTACGGCAATCAACGACGTTAATCACCATGCTGTTGTTGCAGGCATAGTTGATTATGGAGGTGGGCGCAGAGAGGCTCATTGTGGACTCTGGACAGTTAAAAACAACGTGGTGACTACCCCAATTCAAGCCACAGGATGGTTCCCAAATCAACCAGGGTGGCATACCGATCTGAATGTCATGTATGATGGTGTGAAGTACGTGTATATCTTGACAAATGATGTCCAGAATAGCAATATCGATATCACATGTGTTGATCGATTTACTAACATATCTTATCAGAACAATGTGGTCGCAGGCTACAACGCGTTCGGTGGTCATGATCTCAACCTCGACAACAACGATATTGCTACGGGGAGCGCTGCGCTTGTTGCGTATTCGTACCAGCAAGCACCCGGAGCACCATTTGATGTATACTTCCGACATTGTCGCCTATGGACTTTGTCCGCACCGGTACAACTGACAAACAATGCCGTTCCCACGGACAGCAAATATCCGGCAATTGCGTCGGACAATGTCTTCAACATTGCTGAAATGGGTGCACTGATCGCGTGGGATACAAAGTACACAGTGCCCGGCACCTCCTGGATTTATCACAAGGTCGAATCCAACCGCGTGGCTTTTCCTGGCCCGACAACAGTGTTCCCGGCCAATTTTCAGATTGCCGCAGGTTTGCCAGGCCCATCGTATCCTGATATCACCCGCGTCATAAACCAATCCCCTGGAAACTACTCACCTCGTGGTGTGGTCGTATGGGAAGGTGGCGGAGAGAGTTCTCCCTGTAGCCTTGCGCGTCCAGTGGAAATCTATGCGCAGTACATGGATTATGATCCAGCAAGTGGAAATATCGGAGCGCAATGGCCACAGCCGGAGATGGTTGGTCCTGGACCGGGAAACTATATGCAGACAGGTCCTACCGTGAAACAGTCCATCCCATCAACGGTTGCCGTGTTCTGGGATGATACTCAGACCGGGAACAATGGTATTATGGGCACGCGAATGGATGTCGGAAGTACTGTCATTGATTGGGCGAAGCGAACCCGGGATGAGGCCCTGCCAATACAACCTGGTCAGCTGACGATCATCGATATCTGGCCTCAGCCCGCACATTCCGGATGTGAAGTCGCTATTTCGCTGCATGCAGATGTGGATGCGACGGTCAGCTTCGAACTCTATGACCTGCTAGGCCGACGAATCGCGGTCCTGTATAGTGGGTTCATGGAGAGGTCCGAACTTACGGTCAGATTCAGTCCATCAGCGTATGATCTGAATACCGGAACCTACTTGCTGCGTGCTCGCAGTGAAGAGGGACAGACGAGTCGTACGATTACCGTCGTCCGTTAATTATGTTGTTGCCTCGTACAACACCACACGACGATATGGAGAGGTGGCGCGTGCCACCTCTCCATTGAATATTTTTTTAAATCATCCTGCACAGCATGCGGCACCGCCATGAGATTTCCGAACAACTTTTCTGCATCATTGCTTTTTTTACTCCTCATCCTGACCGCAACCTCATACGCAGGTGATCCACCCATGCGGCGCGATGTTCTCAGCAGGATTCCACTGCAGTTCATCGAGAACGGTGGCCAGTGGGATGCCCCCGTGGAATTCGGTGTGATTCGCGGTATGGAAAAAGCAGCGTTCAGCCGGGAAGGTGTGACGATTTTTCGTCCCCAGCGTCGCTCGGTGGCACTGCCTTCGTATTCTGAGGGTGGGATGTCAAATGGCATGGATGCTGAGATATGGGGAAAAGTTGAGCGGCTTGGGCTGCATTTCATACGGCCGTCTGTCAAACTTCGGGTGACGGGTTCGGGACTGACCGACACGAAGACGAACTTCTACATCGGCAGCGATTCCTCGCGATGGAGTGCGGGACTCGATTCCTTCACCGGTGTACGCTACGCAGATGTGTGGGAGGGAATCGATGTCAGCTTCACGGAGAAGGGTGGTAAACTCGTGCAGCGCATTGACATCGGAGCTGGTGAGGATCTTGCATCGGTAGCTTTCAGTGCCTCCGGCTTTGCACATGGGGAAGCGTTGCAGAGCGCTCGATGGTTTGATGATAACGGACACGCAGTCCCGGCGGGAGGCGGATTCGAACAGTATGGTGACACCATTCGGCTGCGACCTTACCGCAATTTCCTCGAGCGGCGCATGGTGATTGAGACGGAGTTTAATACGTTACTGGGGGGGAGTGGAATCGAAGAGCTCCATGGCTACGATATTGATGAGAAAGGGAGAATCGTCGTGGCGATGTTGACTACGTCGACCGATCTGCCTGTGATAAATGCCTCGCAGGAGATGCACAGAGGTGGTAGCCTCCCTCTGGAGACGGACTACTATATAGCCAGTTTTGATGCCGAAATGCAGATATGTAATTGGTCTACCTACCTTGGCGGCAGCGAGGATGAAGCCTTTCATGCGTATGTAGATTTATTACACGGAGACCTCCGCGGATGTATTACACCTCACCTTGAAAAGCTGGAAACATCGGGATCCAACACATATATGCTTGGGACCACGGAATCCTATGATTTTCCGATTTCATCGAATGCTATGCAGAAAAACCGTCAACCTCCAACGATGGGCGAGACGACAGCAACTACGTTGACAATGTTTGATGATACAGGTCAGCTTGTTCAATCAACCTGGGTTGGCGGACCTGCAATGTTCAGTCCATTCAGTCTTGATGCAAGCAGTCAGGGCGATGTCCTTGTCGGAGGTATTACCAGCGGGGAGCAGTGGTTTGTCCAACCAGGGGCTCTACTGGATAGCAATACAGTTGACCAACCATATGTAGACTCCATAATGACGATCTTGAGTTTCGTCAAGTTCACGAAGGATTTGGACAGCGTGCAAGCGGGCACGTACTTGTTCCCTTTCCCGGGAGTAAAAACGGCCGGGACATCAGGATTGATGACGGAGATAACCGAGCAGGGTGAACTCGTGATTGCGATTCAGCTCGTGGACAGTACAACGCATCCTCCGGCGATTGCATCCTGGCAATCCAGTGGGGGTAAGGAGGATCTATTGGTGTGCAAGGTCAATGCGTCGTTCACCGATTATGTCTTCACTACATGGCTTGGGGGGAAGGTTATCGCAGGATCGGATCTCGCCGTAACGAAGGATGGTGATGTGATTGTTGCGGGTATCGACTTTACTGGAGATCTCGTTATGCGACATCCACTTTCCTCCACATACAGTACAGCAAAAGGAGTACAAAGTCATTTTGTAGCTAAAATTCCTGGTCGGGGAGGAGTTGCTGATTTCGTGACATATCTCCCCTGGTTGGAGAAATCGGCGAATTTGTCGTTTGGCAGCAGTGTAGATGTACTCGATTGTGGAGATATACTCGTTTTTGGTATTGGCATAACCGACAGTATTCTGTTTCAGAATCCCGATGATACCGTATCAAGTGTTTTCCAAAATGGTCAGACACCCTACCTTCTGGCACTTGATCCGACGGGACAAAATATCCGTTACAGTAGCTACTGGCATTTTGACGGGTCGTATCCGAATCAGCAAACGCTAGGATTTGGCGTGTCGGGTGGTCGCCTGGTGAGTGCCCCGGGCAGCCCGACGTCGCTACATACAGAGGTTCACAATGGACAGTTGTATCTCGGTGGTTACATCCCCAGTATCTACAAAGACAGCTTGACCACCTTCCACGAGTTTCAACCACTCTATGGCGGGGGAGAGCAGGATGTGGCGCTGATTCGCACGCGAGCGCCGGGCTGTGCGCTGCTGGCATGTTCAGTTGAGATGGAGGATACGGTACGCATCAGCCGCACGCCGCCGTGGATTTCACCGGAACGCCTGCTCGTGGACGTTGAAGTGGCGAATGTGGATCCGGTGCGCAGCG is a window encoding:
- a CDS encoding T9SS type A sorting domain-containing protein, which translates into the protein MKLCQLTLHAVLLLLVLGKAQAGSSQDSVLIHNAPVYFTANAGQWDTQVRFAALGTQSSAWLCDDGIVLVRSRKSLKFPEELGISTKPRADQEMVKLTFQNPSPRMRVVAADTTFARTQFYLGRDSANWHESVSNHRAVRYQNIWDGVDMEYTVGENGVLRQTFFIAPGTNLAQNCLKASGAGAGEIRIMLNEALAGAAVNSISNGGFKFKDTLALTMEYNTGLYFGQDHGCHAVTRNGELVLLGWTGDPALPLRNALQDTLYDRGAVFVMRFDSTGRDYRYCTYIRGDPPLVQNRLRSLAVDSEGDAYGVVGTQEGMPLLSNTYQGFPEYSPNVLDTTFAPYLLRLTPDGMLRGSTYLGGPGHFWVKHLVVSDRGVFVAGESNYAPLRTTPNALLGSNRDAAKHAVACARLTHGLDSLVFLSYVIAMTQAPHVAGGFTNYVSDINPDGDGNLLLAFNISESANDTVTIPGIGRGEYDGYLVAKLSADGKRMLFARHIDFPDISGDRWGGVFGGIFSVNIRADGQIDVFGNTVQDSPEPPSLPPGWIDDAVVSPPSGSGSDQLKWAMRMSAAGEFLYGVYYGRSQGFSAMSKLTRNNTCGGYLWTCPNMIRRDILRPVDPVSSVGDTLHEHFFLDIGDDLRVRTATGWDAAYIPKYFDSDGTLSTDAHGYSYLLGRTYWKENYRYFNSWKPLSTAELGFFYLTRFRFYTPCWQVGCEIVTPDTIHIERRRGYYAPDEFTVGYTVTNYSAAKSARIDHAVIELPPGLQLVSGMPSQQMSPPELAPGNSAYCSWRVRITDPGLLTDHGLSDTALIRCRVYYVDPESGQTWPMGEELCEKDIVVNVYDEPDPNLVCTVAGPDSLFWRGSGYSPFPGGNPGPVTYHVTLTNLEKDTIDITSFIMRAFEHCRIVGTPQFPGLRLAPGATHAFDVLVLVDPVLVPRTIRIETDALDIYNVPVSSCAAETRVPGVRDLPCAVTGPARIRWYPKSGQAYPGLLTLTLHLDSPLDTVRAGVCTWIDTSSAPHVSLAPGDSASRPPVDIAEGGTYEPYWRFVLARPPSSNASDTIRFTYEADGVQYACVYVITIDVILIEKSVICDLMGTDSLSIAQIQAREQAQLHYALTNTGTITVDVDRYELAIVPAAGFPEAGLISLDPLVRAGGSIDPGDDITMDWNLHALILRTSRTAECTVTAYDANDSVLAVCTHTIALEGLDGLICTMTATDSVHFNRAELRYEPEEITATFSLENLLDTEETNIEAVIDLTQSPRFMLDPSETASKAISVLDSHSTANLTWILIPQPATTAEDQEIIVRYRSDEQSEWKECSVIIHIEVWPEEMGIACATGGHDSLYADPYYERFIPNPLFVSYTVTNTGTIALTGCEASIVLPPEFILDGSDSTQLFTSPEFANQQGGPVPPGTLLPNASCTRWWMITPSTQLTAVGTVDIRWQWRSDQQGSGDGCSSSIEVVFDSPGSIVLSPKHLYFEAERGGPIPAAQNVLLWTGGGNSMPWSMQPSETWLNANPLSGSQEATVAVQPNSTMLDVGGHAAALNVSATPSNRSIAVTYVIRKSTGVGDPSLPTALTLEAWPQPVTIGGMLQVAIAGAGDESYRLSLYDMLGRERLSRTLEAGEQWRISVSGAQFTPGSYILRVTAADGAQVSRLISVIR
- a CDS encoding T9SS type A sorting domain-containing protein translates to MAQPTQTAQTVTVWEDRRNDATGTDIYIQSIDNSTGVPQWVAAPVNADAVKDRFDGMAVCRAANDQRNPRAAYDGMNGVIVVWEDYRNDPTLQVAEIWAQRIDLLTGLPDPAWPLDGIPVCQTGYHAERPRIAGTMDGAFITWIDHRNNLWSPVNRDVYVQYIKSASATFPPPPTNWIANGISVSANPQHDQINPELDVDNIVTLDMLGLMTQGVVITYQDDRYLGATSGMPVWSVFVNRISADGNQLYTFGGLGGDVAVDASTGEHQRLPRVVTTGKQPYVTDRRAIVVWEDDVGGGASSTDIYFQAISNLGFSPNNQPGQPYWQNSTPVCTAPGVQTGPIPVLFEYFNQISQTYIPYVTVGWEDYRDYAVNGIDLYGGLIDAITPAVVNPGAMNGDIISALPYDQTQLSMDNIGLSSSYDNTVFVWKHFNGVEANIHYQKIYIPGWMLLQPLHGFPVTEAKADQVLPQANKEVFVWQDGRRDPIPGDNQDDENIYAQTPGECTGPTGMKWRDKFAYWTYGHDAQNYRMASDTTDGTTYVVWDEERYPFGQPGDAARIVFIQKFDKDGVPRWSNNGVALSIYNVPGVQLFSLNASLPDVCIDGAGGARVVWQQQPLNGNPTQVVVPVHINALATIDYASGGSWLYYGSPIIEPRITAINDVNHHAVVAGIVDYGGGRREAHCGLWTVKNNVVTTPIQATGWFPNQPGWHTDLNVMYDGVKYVYILTNDVQNSNIDITCVDRFTNISYQNNVVAGYNAFGGHDLNLDNNDIATGSAALVAYSYQQAPGAPFDVYFRHCRLWTLSAPVQLTNNAVPTDSKYPAIASDNVFNIAEMGALIAWDTKYTVPGTSWIYHKVESNRVAFPGPTTVFPANFQIAAGLPGPSYPDITRVINQSPGNYSPRGVVVWEGGGESSPCSLARPVEIYAQYMDYDPASGNIGAQWPQPEMVGPGPGNYMQTGPTVKQSIPSTVAVFWDDTQTGNNGIMGTRMDVGSTVIDWAKRTRDEALPIQPGQLTIIDIWPQPAHSGCEVAISLHADVDATVSFELYDLLGRRIAVLYSGFMERSELTVRFSPSAYDLNTGTYLLRARSEEGQTSRTITVVR